The stretch of DNA CCTTTTGGCCGTTTGCGTCGTTCTCCGCCACCTGGCGGCCCGTGAAAATGGGCCCACGCCAGTACCACCGGAGAACAACAAATGCTGACGATCTATTCCGATGATCACCGCCTGCACCATGGCCGCTGCGAGCTGATCGATGGCAAGCTGATGCCTTGCTTTGAAATGCCCTCACGCGCCGACCACGTCCTCGAGCAAGTGAAAAAGCGCAACCTCGGCGATGTCCAGGGCCCGACCGACTTCGGCCGCGCACCGCTGCAACGCATCCACAGCGCCGACTACCTCGACTTCTTCCAGGGTGCCTGGGCTCGCTGGGCCGCGCTTGGCCACGACGGCGACCTGCTGCCCTTCACCTGGCCGGCGCGCACCCTGCGCCAGGTCAAGCCAACCGGCCTGCATGGCGAACTGGGCTACTACAGCTTCGACGCCGGCGCGCCGATCACTGCGGGTACCTGGCAGGCTGCCTACAGCGCCGCGCAGGTAGCCCTGACCGCCCAGGCTGCCATCCAGCAAGGCGCTCACTCGGCCTTCGCCCTGTGCCGGCCACCAGGGCACCACGCCGCCGCTGAAGTCATGGGCGGCTATTGCTACCTGAACAATGCCGCGATTGCAGCCCAGGCCTTCCTCGATCAGGGCCGCGCCAAGGTGGCCATCCTCGATGTCGACTACCACCACGGCAACGGCACTCAGGACATCTTCTACCAGCGTGGCGATGTGTTCTTCGCGTCGATCCACGGCGATCCACAAGATGAATTCCCGTTCTTCCTCGGCTATGCCGACGAAACCGGTGAAGGCGCAGGCGCTGGCTGCAACATCAACTACCCACTGCCTGCCGGCAGTGACTGGGCAGCCTGGAGCGCTGCGCTGGAAGACGCCTGCCAGCGTATTGCCGCCTATGACGCCGACGTGCTGGTGATCTCCCTGGGCGTGGACACCTTCAAGGACGACCCGATCTCCCAGTTCAAGCTGGACAGCCCGGACTACCTGGAAATGGGCCAGCGCATCGCCCAGCTCGGCAAGCCCACCCTGTTCGTGATGGAAGGCGGCTACGCTGTGGAAGAAATCGGTATCAACGCGGTCAATGTGCTGGAAGGCTTCCAGCGCGCCCAGCCAGGAGCCCGGTAATGGTCCGACTCAAGCGTCTGCTCGCCCCGTTCATCGCTGCCACCCTGTTCACCGGTGCCCTGCACGCTCAAGCCGAGCAGCGCACCCTGCGAGTGTATAACTGGTTCGATTACATCACGCCGCAGACCTTGAGCGACTTCCAGAAGGACAGTGGCGTCAAGCTGATCTACGACATCTTCGACACCAACGAAGCACTCGAAGCCAAGCTGCTCACCGGCAACTCCGGCTACGACGTGGTAGTGCCGTCCAACGTGTTCCTCGCCAAGCAGATCGAAGCCGGTGTGTTCCAGCCACTGGACCGCAGCAAGCTACCAAACTGGCAACACCTGGACCCGGCGCTGATGAAGCTGATCGAAGCCAACGACCCGGGCAACAAGTTCGCCGTGCCGTACATGTACGGCACCATCCTGATCGGTTTCAACCCAGACAAGGTCAAGGCCGTGCTCGGCGACCAGGCCCCGGTCGACAGCTGGGACCTGATCTTCAAGGAAGAGAACATCGCCAAGCTCAAGCAGTGCGGCGTCGCGCTGCTCGACTCGCCGTCGGAGATCCTGCCACTGGCCCTGCAGTACCTGGGCTTGCCACCCAACAGCGACAACCCGGAGGACTACAAGAAGGCCGAGGCGCTGTTGCTGAAAATCCGCCCGTACATCACCTACTTCCACTCTTCCAAATACATGGCTGATATCGCCAATGGCGACATCTGCGTGGCCGTGGGCTACAGCGGCAGCTTCTCGCAGGCCGCCAACCGGGCGAAGGATGCGAAGAACGGCGTGGTGGTGGACATGCGCCTGCCCAAAGAAGGTGCACCGATCTGGTTCGACATGCTGGCGATCCCGAAGAACGCAGCGAACCCGGGGGATGCCCATGCGTTCATCAACTACCTGCTGCAGCCTCAGGTGATTGCACCGATCAGCGACTTCGTGGGCTATCCAAACCCGAACAAGGACGCCACCGACAAAGTCAGCCCGGCGATTCGCAACAACCCGAACCTGTACCCGACGGCGGATGCGATGGCCAAGCTGTATACCCTCAAACCCTTGACGCGTGAAGCCGAACGGGCGCGGACTCGGGCCTGGACCCGGATCAAGTCCGGTACCTGAGTCGCCTTCTCGCGGGTAAACCCGCTCCTACAGGGTCCGCGCCGTACCTGTGAGAGCGGGTTTACCCGCGAAGAGGCCTCCAAGCCATACGCAATTTCAGCAGAGCCTCGGCGATTTGCCCTTCCGCCACCGCCGCAAACCCCAACACCAGCCCTGCCCGCTTATCCACAGGCACCTCGCTATCCTCCAGCCAGTAACTGCTCAGCGGATTCACCTCAACGCCCACCGCTTCCGCCCTGGCCACCAGCTCCTGCTCCCGCGCAAAGTTATCCACATCCACCTTCACATGCAGCCCAGCGGCCACCTCCGGCATCGCGCCAAGCCCTGGAACATCCACAGGCCATCCCGCCTTGAGCACATTGCGACGGCTCAACGCTGCCTTGCGCATGCGCCGGATATGCCGCTGGAAATGCCCTTGAGCCATGAATTCAGCCATTACGCACTGAGTGCCCACCTCCGAATGCCGCACCGCCAGCGCGCGGCCCTGGCTAAAGGCCCGCACCAGGCCTGGCGGCAACACCAGGTAACCGAGGCGCAATGCCGGGAAGGCAATCTTGCCGAAGGTACCCACGTACAACACCCGCCCCTGGCGGTCGAGCGCTGCCAACGG from Pseudomonas putida encodes:
- a CDS encoding histone deacetylase family protein, which produces MLTIYSDDHRLHHGRCELIDGKLMPCFEMPSRADHVLEQVKKRNLGDVQGPTDFGRAPLQRIHSADYLDFFQGAWARWAALGHDGDLLPFTWPARTLRQVKPTGLHGELGYYSFDAGAPITAGTWQAAYSAAQVALTAQAAIQQGAHSAFALCRPPGHHAAAEVMGGYCYLNNAAIAAQAFLDQGRAKVAILDVDYHHGNGTQDIFYQRGDVFFASIHGDPQDEFPFFLGYADETGEGAGAGCNINYPLPAGSDWAAWSAALEDACQRIAAYDADVLVISLGVDTFKDDPISQFKLDSPDYLEMGQRIAQLGKPTLFVMEGGYAVEEIGINAVNVLEGFQRAQPGAR
- a CDS encoding polyamine ABC transporter substrate-binding protein, producing the protein MVRLKRLLAPFIAATLFTGALHAQAEQRTLRVYNWFDYITPQTLSDFQKDSGVKLIYDIFDTNEALEAKLLTGNSGYDVVVPSNVFLAKQIEAGVFQPLDRSKLPNWQHLDPALMKLIEANDPGNKFAVPYMYGTILIGFNPDKVKAVLGDQAPVDSWDLIFKEENIAKLKQCGVALLDSPSEILPLALQYLGLPPNSDNPEDYKKAEALLLKIRPYITYFHSSKYMADIANGDICVAVGYSGSFSQAANRAKDAKNGVVVDMRLPKEGAPIWFDMLAIPKNAANPGDAHAFINYLLQPQVIAPISDFVGYPNPNKDATDKVSPAIRNNPNLYPTADAMAKLYTLKPLTREAERARTRAWTRIKSGT